The Hymenobacter sp. DG01 genome has a segment encoding these proteins:
- the hflX gene encoding GTPase HflX: MAKESKRRQNSTRHHGSFDTVKGRAGRILAQGNKDATFETAPEAETAVLVAVPDKRQADARTQEYLDELAFLAETAGATVTKRFVQRLDKPDIRTFVGEGKLEEIKAYVQHSGASMVIFDDDLSPSQLRNLEAELKVKIVDRSLLIIDIFASRAKSATARTQVELAQYQYLLPRLTGLWTHLDKQRGGGVSQRGPGETEIETDRRVVRERIDFLKDRLKELDKQSHTQRKTRTGVVRVALVGYTNVGKSTIMNLLSRAEVFAENKLFATVDSTVRKVVLDTMPFLLSDTVGFIRKLPTRLIESFKSTLDEIREADLLVHVVDISHPTFEEQIAVVNETLKDIEAADKPMLLVFNKIDQYTQEPAVEHHGGFEEMNTDDEDGPAPRPTLEQLKATYMAKLHDPVIFISAQERENIDELRALLVRNVSALYQTRYPSVHPVQPDDQEA; this comes from the coding sequence ATGGCCAAAGAATCTAAACGCCGCCAGAACAGCACCCGCCACCACGGCTCCTTCGATACCGTGAAGGGCCGGGCCGGCCGCATTCTGGCCCAGGGCAACAAAGACGCCACCTTCGAAACCGCCCCCGAGGCCGAAACCGCCGTGCTGGTGGCCGTGCCCGACAAGCGCCAGGCCGACGCCCGCACCCAGGAGTACCTCGATGAGCTGGCCTTCCTGGCCGAAACCGCCGGCGCCACCGTTACCAAACGCTTCGTGCAGCGCCTCGACAAGCCCGACATCCGCACGTTTGTGGGCGAGGGCAAGCTCGAAGAAATCAAGGCCTACGTGCAGCACTCCGGGGCCAGCATGGTCATCTTCGACGACGACCTTTCGCCTTCCCAGCTGCGCAATCTAGAGGCCGAGCTGAAGGTCAAAATCGTGGACCGCAGCCTGCTCATTATTGATATTTTCGCCAGCCGGGCGAAGTCGGCCACGGCCCGCACCCAGGTAGAGCTGGCCCAGTACCAGTACCTGCTGCCCCGCCTCACCGGCCTCTGGACTCACTTGGACAAGCAGCGCGGTGGTGGCGTAAGCCAACGCGGACCGGGGGAAACCGAAATCGAGACGGACCGGCGCGTGGTGCGGGAGCGAATAGACTTCCTGAAAGACCGCCTCAAGGAGCTGGACAAGCAAAGCCACACCCAGCGCAAAACCCGCACTGGCGTGGTGCGCGTGGCCCTGGTGGGCTACACCAACGTAGGCAAAAGCACCATCATGAACCTGCTGAGCCGGGCCGAGGTGTTTGCCGAAAACAAGCTCTTCGCCACCGTGGACTCCACCGTGCGCAAAGTAGTGCTCGACACCATGCCCTTCCTGCTCTCCGACACGGTAGGGTTTATCCGGAAGCTGCCCACCCGCCTGATTGAGAGCTTCAAGAGCACCCTCGATGAGATTCGGGAAGCTGATTTGCTGGTGCACGTAGTGGACATTTCCCACCCCACCTTCGAGGAGCAGATTGCGGTAGTAAACGAAACCCTCAAGGATATTGAGGCCGCCGACAAGCCCATGCTGCTGGTGTTCAACAAGATTGACCAGTACACCCAGGAGCCGGCCGTAGAGCACCACGGCGGCTTCGAGGAAATGAACACCGACGACGAGGATGGCCCGGCCCCCCGCCCCACCCTGGAGCAGCTGAAAGCAACCTACATGGCCAAGCTCCACGACCCGGTTATCTTTATTTCGGCGCAGGAGCGCGAGAATATTGATGAGCTGCGGGCCCTGCTCGTGCGCAACGTATCGGCGCTGTATCAGACGCGCTACCCCTCCGTACATCCCGTGCAGCCCGACGACCAGGAAGCCTAA
- a CDS encoding T9SS type A sorting domain-containing protein — translation MRQYFTASFLAALLSGFSLPASAQSSAPFGFEYRDVAKVVHGTYTLRNPWVGGLNSPQFSNIDLNADQEPDLFVFDRAAGRVFTFLSVAAPTGRAWQYAPEYEALFPAGLQSWALLRDYDCDNRPDLFTYANGGNIRVYHHEPDAQGRPGFRLVTSQLTYFDPDPVLGGDINITGGGYNMPDVRDVNGDGRLDIVTYDFASPFPAVNYYRNTSTTACGGLQFALGSDHWGGFAACLGPCTSFAFGTEQCQSAPLRPQHTGGYNLTLLDLDGDGDQDVLTGRDNCAELVSLRNDGTAQTTNMPRSGLNTSFPAGTAAARVPNFPAAYLADVTFDGRPDVLVAPNLYDNVDTVETRQSVWLYRNTGTGAAPTLVREQTDFLQRDMLEVSEAAAPTFGDVDGDGLLDMLVGGVSRNNAAGFYRASLSLYRNTGTATQPAFQLVTTDYLGLLSRKYTQLKPVLTDLNRDGALDLVYSATRPGVTAGQAATHAVYYLLNTAAPGRAAVFGTTPATLATLPASAGNALCFTDVDVDGRLDLLLGTNVPDEGGSLRYYRNTGAANLSQAFALQEADFGQLRTATGQRPVNLHPAVADFDGDGRPDLLTADASGQIRFFSNYRAQTGAFQGRTDLFYNALTGQFLAGRLGTAALFHYALAAPDLTADGAPELFLGLEGGGVTSFVTRNRLITSQQTAQATLPLQVYPNPALTAATVEAAQPVRVTLLDLAGRVVRPATPPARQHRLDLTGLAAGIYLVRCQALTGETAVRRLEVAAER, via the coding sequence ATGCGTCAGTATTTTACCGCCAGCTTTCTGGCCGCTCTTCTCAGCGGCTTTTCCCTCCCGGCCTCGGCCCAGAGCAGCGCGCCGTTTGGCTTTGAATACCGCGACGTGGCAAAAGTAGTGCACGGCACCTATACCCTGCGCAACCCCTGGGTGGGCGGCCTGAATTCGCCCCAGTTTTCCAACATCGATCTGAACGCCGACCAGGAACCCGACCTGTTTGTGTTTGACCGGGCCGCGGGCCGGGTATTTACGTTTCTGAGCGTGGCGGCCCCCACGGGCCGGGCCTGGCAGTACGCCCCCGAGTACGAGGCCCTGTTTCCGGCCGGTCTGCAAAGCTGGGCCCTGCTGCGCGACTATGACTGCGACAACCGGCCCGACCTGTTCACCTATGCCAACGGGGGCAACATCCGGGTGTATCACCACGAGCCCGACGCCCAGGGCCGGCCGGGCTTCCGGCTGGTTACCAGCCAGCTCACCTACTTCGACCCCGACCCGGTGCTGGGTGGCGACATCAACATCACAGGCGGGGGCTACAACATGCCCGATGTGCGGGACGTGAACGGCGACGGCCGGCTGGACATTGTGACCTACGACTTTGCCTCGCCGTTTCCGGCCGTGAACTACTACCGCAACACCAGTACCACCGCCTGCGGAGGACTGCAGTTTGCGCTGGGCTCCGACCACTGGGGCGGGTTTGCTGCCTGCCTGGGGCCGTGCACCAGCTTCGCGTTTGGCACCGAGCAGTGCCAGTCGGCCCCGCTGCGGCCCCAGCATACGGGCGGCTACAACCTCACGCTGCTGGACCTCGACGGCGACGGGGACCAGGACGTACTTACGGGCCGCGACAACTGCGCCGAGCTGGTGAGCCTGCGCAACGATGGCACGGCCCAAACGACCAACATGCCTCGCAGTGGCCTGAACACCAGTTTCCCGGCGGGCACTGCCGCCGCCCGCGTACCCAACTTCCCGGCCGCTTACCTCGCCGACGTTACCTTCGATGGGCGCCCCGATGTGCTGGTGGCCCCCAACCTCTACGACAACGTGGATACCGTGGAAACCCGTCAGTCGGTGTGGCTTTACCGTAACACGGGCACCGGCGCGGCCCCAACGCTGGTGCGCGAGCAAACCGATTTTCTGCAGCGCGACATGCTGGAGGTAAGCGAAGCCGCGGCCCCCACCTTCGGGGATGTGGACGGCGACGGGCTGCTAGATATGCTGGTGGGTGGGGTGAGCCGCAACAACGCGGCCGGGTTTTACCGGGCAAGCCTGAGCCTGTACCGCAACACTGGCACGGCTACCCAGCCCGCGTTTCAGCTGGTCACCACGGATTATCTGGGCCTGCTCAGCCGCAAATACACCCAGCTGAAGCCCGTATTGACCGACCTTAACCGGGATGGGGCCCTGGACCTGGTGTACTCGGCTACCCGGCCGGGCGTCACGGCGGGTCAGGCAGCTACCCATGCCGTGTATTACCTGCTCAATACCGCTGCTCCGGGCCGGGCCGCCGTGTTTGGTACTACCCCGGCTACGTTGGCTACCCTGCCCGCCAGCGCCGGCAACGCGCTTTGTTTCACGGATGTGGATGTCGATGGACGCCTGGATCTGCTGCTGGGAACCAACGTGCCCGATGAGGGCGGCTCCCTGCGCTACTACCGCAATACGGGTGCAGCTAACCTGAGCCAGGCCTTTGCCCTGCAGGAGGCCGACTTCGGGCAGTTGCGCACCGCTACCGGGCAGCGCCCCGTGAACCTGCACCCCGCCGTAGCCGATTTCGACGGGGATGGCCGCCCTGACCTGCTGACGGCCGATGCCAGCGGCCAGATTCGCTTCTTCTCGAATTACCGCGCCCAGACAGGGGCCTTCCAGGGCCGCACCGACCTGTTCTATAACGCCCTGACCGGGCAGTTTCTGGCCGGGCGGCTGGGCACGGCCGCCCTGTTCCACTACGCCCTCGCTGCCCCCGACCTCACCGCCGACGGGGCCCCCGAGCTGTTTCTGGGGCTGGAGGGCGGCGGTGTCACCAGCTTCGTGACCCGCAACCGCCTCATTACCTCTCAGCAGACGGCTCAGGCTACCCTACCCCTGCAGGTGTACCCCAACCCGGCCCTGACCGCCGCCACCGTGGAAGCGGCCCAGCCCGTACGGGTTACGCTGCTGGACCTGGCCGGGCGCGTGGTGCGGCCTGCTACCCCCCCCGCCCGCCAGCACCGGCTGGATCTGACGGGGCTGGCCGCTGGTATTTATCTGGTGCGCTGCCAGGCCCTAACTGGCGAAACGGCCGTGCGCCGCCTGGAGGTAGCGGCCGAACGCTAG
- a CDS encoding amidohydrolase, with product MSDLTVSFVQASLQWHDPQANRRELGRHIDEISIATDLIVLPEMFTTGFSMKAAELAEPVDGPTTAWMRQLAAARDAVVVGSIIIKDQEAYYNRLLWVRPDGTVSHYNKRHLFTMAGEHEVYSSGTDRLIEEWRGWRICPLICYDLRFPVWSRNPLDNPYDLLLYVANWPAIRRTAWITLLRARAIENLAYTMGVNCVGLDGNGHAYTGDSALLDMRGEYLVEVGNQETSITRALRRSELEAFRERFPALQDGDHFALQSLVLQQPAPH from the coding sequence GTGTCTGATCTGACTGTTTCCTTCGTGCAGGCCTCCCTCCAGTGGCACGATCCGCAAGCCAACCGCCGGGAGCTGGGCCGCCACATCGATGAAATATCGATTGCCACGGACCTGATTGTGCTGCCAGAAATGTTTACTACCGGCTTCAGCATGAAGGCGGCCGAGCTGGCCGAGCCCGTGGACGGCCCCACCACCGCCTGGATGCGCCAGCTGGCCGCCGCCCGCGACGCGGTAGTGGTGGGCAGCATCATCATCAAGGACCAGGAGGCCTACTACAACCGCCTGCTGTGGGTGCGGCCCGATGGCACCGTCAGCCACTACAACAAGCGCCACCTGTTTACCATGGCCGGGGAGCACGAGGTGTATAGCTCCGGCACTGACCGCCTGATTGAAGAGTGGCGGGGCTGGCGCATCTGCCCGCTGATCTGCTACGATTTGCGCTTCCCTGTCTGGAGCCGCAACCCCCTCGATAACCCCTACGATCTGCTGCTGTACGTGGCCAACTGGCCCGCCATCCGGCGCACGGCCTGGATAACCCTGCTGCGGGCCCGGGCCATCGAAAACCTGGCTTACACCATGGGCGTGAACTGCGTGGGGCTGGATGGCAACGGCCATGCTTACACCGGCGACTCGGCCCTGCTGGACATGCGCGGCGAGTATCTGGTGGAAGTCGGCAACCAGGAAACCAGCATTACCCGCGCCCTGCGCCGCTCCGAGCTGGAGGCCTTCCGGGAGCGGTTCCCGGCCCTGCAGGACGGCGACCATTTTGCTCTGCAAAGCCTGGTGCTGCAGCAGCCCGCCCCCCACTAA
- a CDS encoding glycosyltransferase family 4 protein: MRVAIVINTSWNIWNFRRSLVQALQAAGHEVLAIAPPDDYSARLETELGCRFVPILMENKGTNPVKDAQLTRRFYRLYRRERPDVVLHYTIKPNIYGTIAARLAGIPSVNNVSGLGTVFIVKNFVSRVALGLYRFAFKFPKRVFFQNDDDRQLFLEHGLVEKRITDVLPGSGIDTHRFRPAPTFERHEPFTFLMIARVLYEKGVEEYFEAARRVREAAPGTRVQLLGGIDESGGVGVKRAVFEQWLQAGHVEYLGTSDDVAAHIRQADCVVLPSYREGTPKTLLEAAAMGKPIVTTDVPGCRETVVDGQNGLLCEVRNAPDLADKMLRVLRLPAPELEQMGRAGRRLAEQKFDERIVLNKYLQVVQEVTAARSKRS, from the coding sequence ATGCGCGTTGCCATCGTTATTAATACCAGCTGGAACATCTGGAACTTCCGGCGCAGCCTGGTGCAGGCCCTGCAGGCCGCCGGCCACGAGGTGCTGGCCATAGCTCCCCCCGACGATTACTCGGCCCGCCTGGAAACCGAGCTGGGTTGCCGCTTCGTGCCCATTCTGATGGAAAACAAGGGCACCAACCCCGTGAAAGATGCCCAGCTCACGCGCCGCTTCTACCGCCTCTACCGCCGCGAGCGGCCCGATGTGGTACTGCACTACACCATCAAGCCCAACATCTACGGCACCATAGCCGCCCGGCTGGCCGGCATCCCCAGCGTCAACAATGTGTCGGGCCTGGGCACGGTGTTTATCGTGAAGAACTTCGTGAGCCGGGTGGCCCTGGGTCTCTACCGCTTCGCGTTCAAATTTCCGAAGCGGGTGTTTTTCCAGAACGACGATGACCGCCAGCTGTTTCTGGAGCACGGCCTGGTGGAGAAGCGCATCACCGACGTGCTGCCCGGCTCCGGCATTGATACCCACCGCTTCCGGCCCGCCCCCACGTTCGAGCGCCACGAGCCGTTTACCTTCCTCATGATTGCCCGCGTGCTCTACGAGAAGGGCGTAGAAGAATACTTTGAGGCAGCCCGGCGGGTGCGCGAGGCCGCACCCGGCACCCGCGTGCAGCTGCTTGGGGGTATTGATGAAAGCGGGGGGGTAGGCGTGAAGCGGGCTGTGTTTGAGCAGTGGCTGCAGGCCGGCCACGTCGAGTACCTGGGCACCTCCGACGACGTAGCAGCCCACATCCGGCAGGCCGACTGCGTGGTGCTGCCTTCCTACCGCGAGGGCACGCCCAAAACCCTGCTCGAAGCCGCCGCCATGGGCAAGCCCATTGTAACCACCGATGTGCCCGGCTGCCGCGAAACTGTGGTTGACGGCCAGAACGGCCTGCTCTGTGAGGTGCGCAACGCTCCTGACCTGGCCGACAAAATGCTGCGGGTGCTGCGCCTGCCCGCTCCCGAGCTGGAGCAGATGGGCCGCGCCGGCCGCCGCCTGGCCGAGCAGAAGTTCGACGAGCGCATCGTGCTGAACAAATACCTGCAGGTGGTGCAGGAAGTAACCGCCGCCCGCTCAAAACGCTCGTAA
- a CDS encoding cytochrome c translates to MAAFPFFLRLHLVVVLVFLLFYLLKAGLLLAGRLDTLRALRARTRIVDSGLGLLILASGGALLATLPGSVPGWVWVKLGLVLVLLPLAIAAMRRQQKPGVVLTLLGFVYVYGVSETGSLALQKPAVPNGATSTTYASSPGLAEATATPEAAAPVDTAAHAAPGLSNAEAATLAAASEVSEPAEALVAGKVLFGQRCAVCHGPDGKLGLNGAHDLTKSNLNTVGRVYMVTNGLGKMPGFEDQLTEEQIRQVAEYSLTLR, encoded by the coding sequence ATGGCTGCTTTTCCTTTTTTCCTGCGCCTGCACCTGGTGGTGGTGCTGGTGTTTCTGCTGTTTTACCTGCTGAAAGCGGGGCTGCTGCTGGCGGGCCGCCTCGACACGCTGCGCGCTCTGCGGGCCCGCACCCGCATCGTGGACTCGGGCCTGGGCCTGCTGATTCTGGCCTCGGGTGGGGCGTTGCTGGCTACCCTGCCCGGGAGCGTGCCGGGCTGGGTGTGGGTGAAGCTGGGCCTGGTGCTGGTGCTGCTGCCCCTGGCTATTGCGGCCATGCGCCGCCAGCAGAAGCCGGGCGTGGTCCTGACGCTGCTGGGGTTTGTGTACGTGTACGGCGTATCGGAAACCGGCTCCCTGGCCCTGCAAAAGCCCGCCGTGCCAAACGGCGCAACCAGCACTACCTACGCCAGCAGCCCGGGCCTGGCCGAGGCCACGGCCACCCCGGAGGCCGCCGCCCCCGTTGACACGGCGGCCCACGCCGCCCCCGGCCTTTCCAACGCGGAGGCTGCTACCCTGGCCGCAGCCTCCGAAGTCTCCGAGCCAGCCGAGGCGCTGGTGGCCGGTAAAGTCCTGTTCGGGCAGCGCTGCGCCGTGTGCCACGGCCCCGACGGCAAGCTGGGCCTCAATGGCGCCCACGACCTGACCAAAAGCAACCTGAATACCGTTGGGCGCGTGTACATGGTAACCAACGGCCTGGGCAAGATGCCCGGCTTCGAAGACCAACTCACCGAAGAGCAGATCCGGCAGGTGGCGGAATACTCCCTTACCCTGCGCTAA
- a CDS encoding GEVED domain-containing protein — MKKTIYAMALACLGLGASLTTEAQTVRQCATMENLAAQLAADPGLAQRLAGIEGQTQEFASRSLARRATAAITIPVVVHVLYNTTAQNISDAQIQSQLDVLNEDFSKTNADVSKTPAAFAGLAADPNLQFVLAKRTPSGAATTGIERKSTTKTSWGTDDAMKKASTGGLDAWDSGKYLNLWVCNLSGGVLGYAQFPGGPASTDGVVILTSAFGRGGSSSAPFNLGRTATHEVGHWLNLRHIWGDASCGNDLVADTPTQQTSNYGCPSFPKVTCTNGPNGDMFMNYMDYVDDACMYMFSTGQSTRMNALFATGGARASLVSSNGATAPGGTTPTPTTPTYCASKGSSTSYEWIDLVQLGSINRTSGANAGYYDGTALGTTVTAGSTQTISYSAGYASSAYTEYWKVYIDYNQDGDFTDSGELVASRSSSSASTLTSTFTVPATAQTGKTRLRIVMSDASATTSCNSYSYGETEDYSLTISGGTARQAGETAEAAGYRIFPNPASDVLNLEIPAAISPAAVSVKVFDVRGAEMKQISFDGNLLNIGQLARGVYTLRIADGQQVTHQRFIKQ; from the coding sequence ATGAAAAAAACCATTTACGCAATGGCCCTGGCCTGCCTTGGGCTGGGTGCCTCGCTTACGACCGAAGCCCAGACGGTGCGCCAGTGCGCCACCATGGAAAACCTGGCTGCTCAGCTGGCCGCCGACCCGGGCCTAGCCCAGCGCCTGGCTGGCATTGAGGGCCAGACTCAGGAGTTTGCCAGCCGGTCCCTGGCCCGGCGCGCCACAGCCGCCATTACCATTCCGGTAGTGGTGCACGTGCTGTACAACACCACAGCCCAGAACATTTCCGACGCCCAGATTCAGTCGCAGCTGGACGTGCTGAACGAGGACTTCAGCAAAACCAACGCCGACGTTAGCAAGACTCCGGCGGCCTTTGCCGGTCTGGCGGCTGACCCCAACCTGCAGTTCGTGCTGGCTAAGCGCACCCCCTCGGGCGCGGCTACCACCGGCATCGAGCGCAAATCGACCACCAAAACCAGCTGGGGCACCGATGATGCCATGAAGAAGGCCAGCACCGGTGGCCTCGACGCCTGGGACTCGGGCAAATACCTGAACCTATGGGTGTGCAACCTCTCGGGCGGGGTGCTGGGCTACGCGCAGTTTCCCGGCGGCCCGGCCAGCACCGACGGGGTAGTAATCCTGACCTCGGCGTTCGGGCGGGGCGGCTCCTCATCGGCGCCCTTCAACCTGGGCCGCACCGCCACCCACGAGGTAGGCCACTGGCTGAACCTGCGCCACATCTGGGGCGACGCCAGCTGCGGCAACGACCTGGTAGCGGACACGCCTACCCAGCAAACCAGCAACTACGGCTGCCCCTCCTTCCCGAAGGTGACCTGCACCAACGGCCCGAACGGCGACATGTTCATGAACTACATGGACTACGTGGATGATGCCTGCATGTACATGTTCTCCACCGGGCAATCGACCCGCATGAACGCTCTGTTTGCCACCGGCGGGGCTCGCGCCTCCCTGGTTTCCTCTAACGGCGCAACCGCCCCCGGCGGCACTACCCCTACCCCCACCACGCCCACCTACTGCGCCTCCAAGGGCAGCAGCACCTCGTACGAGTGGATAGACCTGGTGCAGCTGGGCTCTATCAATCGCACCTCCGGGGCTAACGCGGGCTACTACGATGGCACGGCCCTGGGCACTACGGTAACGGCCGGCAGCACGCAAACCATCAGCTATTCCGCCGGCTACGCTTCCTCGGCTTACACGGAGTACTGGAAGGTGTACATCGACTACAACCAGGACGGCGACTTCACGGACTCGGGCGAGCTGGTAGCCAGCCGCAGCAGTTCCTCGGCCAGCACCCTGACCAGCACGTTTACGGTGCCCGCTACGGCCCAAACCGGCAAAACCCGCCTACGCATCGTCATGAGTGACGCCTCGGCCACTACCAGCTGCAACAGCTACAGCTACGGCGAAACCGAAGACTACAGCCTCACGATTTCGGGCGGTACGGCCCGCCAGGCCGGCGAAACGGCCGAGGCAGCCGGCTACCGCATCTTCCCGAACCCGGCCTCCGATGTGCTTAACCTGGAAATTCCGGCGGCCATCAGCCCCGCTGCCGTGTCAGTGAAGGTGTTTGATGTGCGCGGGGCCGAAATGAAGCAGATAAGCTTCGATGGCAACCTGCTCAACATCGGGCAGCTGGCCCGGGGCGTGTACA
- the rfbC gene encoding dTDP-4-dehydrorhamnose 3,5-epimerase — protein MEFKYFAIQGVVEIQPRVFGDARGAFFESFSAQKMTEAGIIGEWVQDNQSRSDRGVVRGLHFQKPPFTQAKLVRVAQGRALDVIVDIRKDSPTYGQHLMVELDSERYNMLYVPPGFAHGFTALEDNTLFLYKCTNYYAPQSEGGLLWNDPALGIQWGVENPTVSAKDQILPTLAELDSPF, from the coding sequence ATGGAGTTTAAGTACTTTGCTATTCAGGGAGTGGTAGAAATCCAGCCCCGGGTGTTCGGCGATGCCCGCGGGGCCTTCTTCGAGTCCTTCAGCGCCCAGAAAATGACCGAGGCCGGCATTATCGGCGAATGGGTGCAGGACAACCAGTCGCGCTCCGATCGGGGCGTGGTGCGCGGCCTGCACTTTCAGAAGCCGCCCTTCACCCAGGCCAAGCTCGTGCGCGTGGCCCAGGGTCGCGCCCTCGATGTAATTGTGGACATCCGCAAGGATTCGCCTACCTACGGCCAGCACCTGATGGTAGAGCTGGACTCGGAGCGCTACAACATGCTGTACGTGCCGCCCGGGTTTGCCCACGGCTTCACGGCCCTCGAAGACAACACGCTCTTCCTCTACAAGTGCACCAACTACTACGCGCCCCAGTCGGAGGGCGGCCTGCTCTGGAACGACCCCGCTCTGGGCATTCAGTGGGGGGTAGAAAACCCCACTGTGTCGGCCAAAGACCAGATCCTGCCTACCCTCGCGGAGCTGGACAGCCCTTTCTAG
- the murF gene encoding UDP-N-acetylmuramoyl-tripeptide--D-alanyl-D-alanine ligase produces MQNRTPDLAALYSRFRAASAVSTDSRQPQDGTLFFALNGPSFRGRDFAPQALARGARHAVVDDEALAAQDPERYTFAPDPLLALQELAHYHRRQLIIPVLAITGSNGKTTTKELVYTVLRQRYKVQYTRGNLNNHIGVPLTLLSIRPGEHELAIVEMGANHQGEIELLCRLAEPTHGLITNIGKAHLEGFGGVEGIVKGKGELFRFLEQVGGLAFVNTLDARLPGMAATVAERITYPGPTDSYPAELISAAPQVVLRLFDGTAVEAQITGGYNFPNLAAAAAVGAYFKVEPAAIAEALASYAPTNNRSQLVRTAHNELVLDAYNANPSSMTAALNSFAARPGNPAEKVVILGDMFELGPDSEAEHRVIGQLLSSLPFGTVVLVGSDMRHAALDPTFLHFATKPEAAAWLQAHPLRNRQLLIKGSRGMGLETLVELV; encoded by the coding sequence ATGCAAAACCGCACGCCCGACCTCGCGGCGCTCTACAGCCGGTTCCGGGCCGCTTCGGCCGTCAGCACCGACTCGCGCCAGCCCCAGGACGGCACCCTGTTCTTTGCCCTGAATGGCCCCTCGTTCCGGGGCCGCGACTTCGCGCCGCAGGCCCTGGCCCGGGGCGCCCGCCACGCCGTGGTCGATGATGAAGCCCTGGCTGCCCAGGACCCGGAGCGCTACACCTTCGCCCCCGATCCGCTGCTGGCCCTGCAGGAGCTGGCCCACTACCACCGCCGTCAGCTGATTATTCCGGTGCTGGCCATTACCGGCTCCAACGGCAAAACCACCACCAAAGAGCTGGTGTACACAGTGCTACGCCAGCGCTACAAGGTGCAGTACACCCGCGGCAACCTCAACAACCACATTGGGGTGCCGCTTACCCTGCTCAGCATCCGGCCCGGCGAGCATGAGCTGGCCATTGTGGAAATGGGCGCCAACCACCAGGGCGAGATTGAGCTGCTCTGCCGCCTGGCCGAGCCTACCCACGGCCTGATCACCAACATCGGCAAGGCCCACCTGGAGGGGTTTGGAGGGGTAGAGGGCATCGTGAAAGGCAAGGGCGAGCTGTTCCGGTTTCTGGAGCAGGTAGGCGGGCTGGCTTTCGTAAACACCCTGGACGCCCGCCTGCCCGGCATGGCCGCCACCGTGGCGGAGCGCATTACCTACCCCGGTCCCACCGACAGCTACCCCGCTGAGCTGATCAGCGCGGCCCCGCAGGTGGTGCTGCGCCTGTTCGATGGCACGGCGGTAGAGGCCCAGATTACGGGCGGCTACAACTTCCCGAACCTGGCCGCCGCCGCCGCAGTAGGCGCCTACTTCAAGGTAGAGCCGGCCGCTATTGCCGAGGCGCTGGCTAGCTACGCGCCCACCAACAACCGCTCCCAGCTGGTGCGCACGGCCCACAACGAGCTGGTGCTGGATGCCTATAATGCCAACCCCAGCAGCATGACGGCGGCTCTGAACAGCTTTGCTGCCCGCCCCGGCAACCCCGCCGAGAAGGTGGTAATTCTGGGCGACATGTTTGAGCTGGGCCCCGACAGTGAAGCCGAGCACCGTGTTATCGGGCAGCTGCTGAGCAGCCTGCCCTTCGGCACCGTGGTTCTGGTAGGCTCCGATATGCGCCACGCCGCCCTGGACCCCACCTTCCTGCACTTCGCTACCAAGCCCGAAGCCGCCGCCTGGCTGCAGGCCCACCCCCTGCGCAACCGCCAGCTCCTGATTAAAGGCTCCCGCGGCATGGGCCTGGAAACCCTGGTAGAGCTGGTATAG